The bacterium sequence TGATTCTCGCTGTCTATTTGCTTTTGCAGTTGGTGATCCTGCCCAAACTCGGCGTGCCGACCTGAATGTCGTCAGCATGCGGCGTGGATCGCCGCAAGGCTTCCACTGCGACGGGAAAGCAGCAGGAGGAAGGGGAATCGACACAATAGCGCGGCAGCGTTCAGGCGTTCCTGACCACGCCGTCTTGTTGTGATTCTGCCGGAGTCTTCTTGGGCAGAACCTCTTTGCTTGTGTTTGAAAAGGGCCTTTCACGTGGAGAGCATGAGATGAGTTACTACTTTGTCAAGCAAACGCGCTATGGCTTTGAAGAGGCGATCGCGCGGGTGACCGAAGCGCTCAAGCAGGAAGGCTTCGGCATTCTCACGGAAATTGACGTACAGGCGACTTTGAAGAAAAAGCTCGACGTCGATTTCCGCCGTTACAAGATTCTCGGCGCTTGCAACCCGCCCTTTGCGCATCAAGCGCTGCAGGCGGAAGAGTACATCGGTACGATGTTGCCGTGCAATGTCATCGTGCAGGAGAAAGCCGGCGGCGTCGAGGTGGCCGCGGTCGATCCGGTGGCTTCGATGGCTGCCGTGCGCAACGAACAGCTCGGTCGCATCGCCGGTGAAGTGCGGCGCAAGCTCGAGCAAGTCATTCAAAACGTATGAAGCTCGGCCGGGCCGCAGCGGGTCGCCGCGCCGCGGCCCGGCGGTCCAACCTGGAGGCAAGCAATGAACAAACAGATGTTGATTGACCGCTTGAATGAAGATCTGGCGGGCGAATTGGGCGCCATCATTCAGTATCTCACGTACGCCGCCAAGGCGAGCGGGCCGTTCCGGCCGCAATTGTCGCAGTTTTTTGCGGCGGAGATTGCGGATGAGCAACTGCACGCCCAATTTCTCGCCAACAAGATCGTTGCGCTCGGCGGCGAACCGACGACCACGCCGCGGCCGGTGCCGGCAGCGCATGGCAATCGCGAGATGCTGGAAGCGGTTTTGGCAGCCGAACGCCGCGCCACCAAGGATTACACCCAGCGCGCGCGTGACGCCGAAGAGTTCGGGGACAAGGGACTCGTGGTGCAGCTCGAAGATATGGTGCGGGATGAAAGCGGGCATTCCGAGGAAACCGAGCGCATTCTGCGCGACTGGCCGCTCTGAGAAGATTCTCCGGCCGGCACGGAAAAGGCAGATCACCTGCGGCATG is a genomic window containing:
- a CDS encoding DUF302 domain-containing protein, with translation MSYYFVKQTRYGFEEAIARVTEALKQEGFGILTEIDVQATLKKKLDVDFRRYKILGACNPPFAHQALQAEEYIGTMLPCNVIVQEKAGGVEVAAVDPVASMAAVRNEQLGRIAGEVRRKLEQVIQNV
- a CDS encoding ferritin-like domain-containing protein translates to MNKQMLIDRLNEDLAGELGAIIQYLTYAAKASGPFRPQLSQFFAAEIADEQLHAQFLANKIVALGGEPTTTPRPVPAAHGNREMLEAVLAAERRATKDYTQRARDAEEFGDKGLVVQLEDMVRDESGHSEETERILRDWPL